The Oxalobacteraceae bacterium OTU3CINTB1 genome includes a window with the following:
- a CDS encoding SIS domain-containing protein, whose amino-acid sequence MMLKEALSAADCVALQLAHDGDRYAELGEKLRSTSFTTALTIARGSSDHACAYAAYLIMARLGRVVASLPMSLVTLNKSPLITRDTLAISISQSGQSPDVVEPIKYFRDGGATTIALVNDIDSPLAHAAEWAMPLRAGKEQSVAATKSFITSLVAGARLVAAWQNDPELQAGLEALPDSLRAATTEDWSAALEVLAPARNIMVVGRGISFPVALEASLKFKETSALQAEAFSGAEIKHGPMALIEEGYPLVIFATRGPTQASLLQLASEMRGRGARVLLAAPADVAERDLTLPVAATPDLDPIVAIQAFYVMAAKLSAARGMDPDAPRHLSKVTKTN is encoded by the coding sequence ATGATGTTGAAAGAAGCCTTGTCCGCCGCTGATTGCGTGGCCCTGCAACTGGCCCACGATGGCGACCGTTACGCGGAGCTGGGCGAAAAATTGAGGAGCACCTCGTTCACGACCGCGCTGACCATCGCGCGCGGTTCGTCGGACCACGCCTGCGCCTACGCCGCCTACCTGATCATGGCGCGCCTGGGCCGCGTGGTGGCGTCGCTGCCGATGTCGCTGGTGACGTTGAACAAATCGCCGCTGATCACCCGCGACACCCTGGCGATCTCGATCTCGCAATCGGGCCAGAGCCCGGACGTGGTCGAGCCGATCAAATACTTCCGCGACGGCGGCGCCACCACCATCGCGCTGGTCAACGACATCGATTCGCCGCTGGCGCACGCCGCCGAATGGGCGATGCCGCTGCGCGCCGGCAAAGAGCAAAGCGTGGCCGCGACCAAGAGCTTCATCACCAGCCTGGTGGCCGGCGCGCGCCTGGTGGCCGCGTGGCAGAACGATCCGGAGCTGCAAGCCGGCCTCGAAGCGCTGCCCGATTCGCTGCGCGCCGCCACCACCGAAGACTGGTCCGCAGCGCTGGAAGTGCTGGCGCCAGCCCGCAACATCATGGTGGTCGGTCGCGGCATCAGCTTCCCGGTCGCGCTGGAAGCGTCGTTGAAGTTCAAGGAAACCTCGGCGCTGCAGGCGGAAGCGTTCAGCGGCGCGGAGATCAAGCACGGCCCGATGGCGCTGATCGAGGAAGGCTACCCGCTGGTGATCTTCGCCACGCGTGGCCCGACCCAGGCAAGCCTGCTGCAACTGGCCAGCGAGATGCGCGGGCGTGGCGCGCGCGTGCTGCTGGCCGCCCCGGCCGACGTGGCCGAGCGTGACCTGACCTTGCCGGTGGCGGCGACGCCGGACCTCGATCCGATCGTGGCGATCCAGGCCTTCTACGTGATGGCGGCAAAACTGTCGGCCGCGCGCGGCATGGACCCGGACGCACCGCGCCATCTGAGCAAAGTCACCAAAACAAATTAA
- a CDS encoding TonB-dependent receptor, which translates to MKENLPGKTNMPRSAVEQLTPIAAAVGLMVLGMSWSAQAQAQAQAQADAGKKDGEEMQTVQVQGIRAALQQSLNQKKNAESHLEVITAEDIGKMPDKNVADSLQRVPGVNVSNAGASEGGFDENDRVSMRGTNPNLTQTLFNGHNVASGDWFILNQTTQVGRSVSYTLVPSELVGSVVVHKSSEANLVEGGVAGSVNIISRKPLEFKENFTGEVSLGAVYADLPKKTDPQFSALLNWKNEQKTFGALLQVFSEERHLRRDGQEALSYDKILPGSPMALAHPDLANAYYPGFLGASLFQQERKRQGGLIDLQFKPSRDLNFDLTGFSSTLKASNTNDNYLLNGGAIINQGNGQAPLPGYVVKTQNGVKTLVSANFAPVAGTNYNEYDQISRPGAEATAKFVALDGKWRASESLTFYGKAGSSKGEGKTPVQDVIAWNGATGTGASYKLNGTGTAADFSFNNNPAATPGTDATSGFSWMFGDQNVTVTDKEKWLQLDSDFQLEAGPLKLLKFGVRGADHDRYSDNVVGQGPTCSTRTDAAGGPGFFWAAPLPTQYSCINGANSPYNPANWPAAGASYPSNYASGLGGNFPRGIFRYTAEQLAAFSKLFANRATDGTREDFGNEFNLKEKNRAAYVQGNFEGEGWSGNVGVRYVQTKERAVSNVGMPGDTPAGQPGVVYTSAFGIFKPTTVEHTYNDYLPSANLRLELSKDLVARFALSRTMTRPDFSSLVGTFTLTPPAAKGGVGSGSGGNPDLKPITSNNFDASLEYYFAPRSLVSASVYYMDLTNYIGQGTRVGTYRTYTEATKVTDPNGFDAQYLISSPINSTGKVKGIELSYQQPLFGYFGIDGNATFTNASDSSGAKVLGSSKRTYNASAFYEDERFNARLTYSYRSDSYVGLDRGTEFNQVGMGYLNASLGYKFSEKIGFSLDMRNLNDPKLKYYALNEDQPRSVYKNGRQFFLTMRVKY; encoded by the coding sequence ATGAAAGAGAATCTGCCAGGTAAGACGAACATGCCACGCAGCGCGGTCGAGCAGTTGACGCCGATCGCCGCAGCGGTGGGCCTGATGGTGCTGGGCATGTCGTGGTCGGCCCAAGCGCAGGCCCAGGCGCAGGCTCAGGCCGACGCCGGCAAGAAGGACGGCGAGGAAATGCAAACCGTCCAGGTGCAGGGCATTCGTGCGGCCCTGCAACAGTCGCTGAACCAAAAGAAAAATGCGGAGTCGCACCTGGAGGTGATCACGGCCGAAGACATCGGCAAGATGCCCGATAAAAACGTCGCCGACTCCCTGCAGCGCGTGCCCGGCGTCAACGTCAGCAACGCCGGCGCCAGCGAAGGCGGCTTCGACGAGAACGACCGCGTGTCGATGCGCGGCACCAATCCCAACCTGACCCAGACCCTGTTCAACGGCCACAACGTGGCCTCCGGCGACTGGTTCATTTTGAACCAGACCACCCAGGTCGGCCGCAGCGTCAGCTACACGCTGGTGCCGTCGGAGCTGGTCGGTTCGGTGGTCGTGCACAAGAGCTCGGAAGCGAACCTGGTCGAGGGCGGCGTGGCCGGCTCGGTCAACATCATCAGCCGCAAGCCGCTCGAATTCAAGGAGAACTTCACCGGCGAAGTGTCGCTGGGCGCGGTGTACGCCGATCTGCCGAAAAAGACCGATCCGCAATTCAGCGCTTTGCTGAACTGGAAGAACGAGCAGAAAACCTTTGGCGCCTTGCTGCAAGTGTTCTCGGAAGAACGCCACCTGCGCCGCGATGGCCAGGAAGCGCTGTCCTACGACAAGATTCTGCCTGGCAGCCCGATGGCGCTCGCCCATCCGGACCTGGCCAACGCCTACTATCCCGGCTTCCTGGGCGCCTCGCTGTTCCAGCAGGAGCGTAAGCGCCAGGGCGGTTTGATCGACCTGCAATTCAAGCCGAGCCGCGACCTGAACTTCGACCTGACCGGTTTCAGCTCGACCTTGAAGGCCTCGAACACCAACGACAACTACCTGCTCAACGGCGGCGCCATCATCAACCAGGGCAACGGCCAGGCGCCGCTGCCGGGCTATGTGGTCAAGACCCAGAACGGCGTCAAGACCCTGGTCAGCGCGAACTTCGCGCCGGTGGCAGGCACCAACTACAACGAGTACGACCAGATCTCGCGTCCCGGCGCGGAAGCGACCGCCAAGTTCGTCGCGCTGGACGGGAAATGGCGCGCCTCCGAGAGCCTGACCTTCTACGGCAAGGCCGGCAGCTCGAAGGGCGAGGGCAAGACCCCGGTCCAGGACGTCATCGCCTGGAACGGCGCCACCGGCACCGGCGCCTCGTACAAGTTGAACGGCACCGGCACGGCGGCCGACTTCTCCTTCAATAACAATCCGGCCGCCACGCCCGGCACCGACGCCACCAGTGGCTTCAGCTGGATGTTCGGCGACCAGAACGTCACCGTCACCGACAAGGAAAAATGGCTGCAACTGGACAGCGACTTCCAGCTCGAAGCCGGTCCGCTCAAGCTGCTGAAGTTCGGCGTGCGCGGCGCCGACCACGATCGCTATTCGGACAACGTCGTCGGCCAGGGCCCGACCTGCTCGACCCGCACCGACGCCGCCGGCGGCCCTGGCTTCTTCTGGGCCGCGCCGCTGCCGACCCAGTACAGCTGCATCAACGGCGCCAACTCGCCGTACAACCCGGCCAACTGGCCTGCCGCGGGCGCGTCGTATCCATCGAATTACGCCAGCGGCCTGGGTGGCAATTTCCCGCGCGGGATCTTCCGCTACACCGCCGAGCAGCTGGCGGCGTTCTCCAAGCTGTTCGCCAACCGCGCCACCGACGGCACGCGTGAAGACTTCGGCAATGAGTTCAACCTGAAGGAAAAGAACCGCGCCGCCTACGTGCAGGGTAACTTCGAAGGCGAAGGCTGGAGCGGCAACGTCGGCGTGCGCTATGTGCAGACCAAGGAACGCGCCGTCAGCAATGTCGGCATGCCGGGCGATACGCCGGCCGGCCAGCCGGGCGTGGTCTACACGTCGGCGTTCGGCATCTTCAAGCCGACCACCGTCGAACACACCTACAACGACTACCTGCCGAGCGCCAACCTGCGTCTGGAACTGAGCAAGGATCTGGTGGCCCGCTTCGCGCTGTCGCGCACCATGACGCGTCCGGACTTCTCGTCGCTGGTCGGCACCTTCACCCTGACGCCACCGGCGGCCAAGGGCGGCGTCGGTTCCGGTTCGGGCGGTAATCCGGATCTGAAGCCCATCACGTCGAACAACTTCGACGCCTCGCTGGAATACTACTTCGCACCGCGTTCGCTGGTGTCGGCCAGTGTCTACTACATGGACCTGACCAATTACATCGGCCAGGGCACCCGTGTGGGCACCTACCGCACCTACACCGAGGCGACCAAGGTCACCGATCCTAACGGCTTCGATGCGCAGTACCTGATCTCTTCGCCGATCAACAGCACCGGCAAGGTCAAGGGCATCGAGCTGTCGTATCAGCAGCCGCTGTTCGGCTACTTCGGTATCGACGGTAACGCCACCTTCACCAACGCCAGCGACAGCAGCGGCGCCAAGGTGCTCGGTTCGTCGAAGCGCACTTACAACGCCAGCGCGTTCTACGAGGACGAGCGTTTCAACGCCCGCCTGACGTACAGCTACCGTTCGGATTCGTACGTGGGCCTGGATCGCGGCACGGAGTTCAACCAGGTCGGCATGGGTTACCTGAACGCGTCGCTGGGTTACAAATTCAGCGAGAAGATCGGCTTCTCGCTGGACATGCGTAACCTGAACGATCCGAAGCTGAAGTACTATGCGCTCAACGAAGACCAGCCACGTTCGGTCTACAAAAACGGTCGCCAGTTCTTCCTGACGATGCGCGTGAAGTACTAA
- a CDS encoding cupin-like domain-containing protein: MHPIPQPIPEWRDVDARVFHEQILPLHRPAVMRGVVRDWPVVAKALASPQAVGGYLKSFDSGVDVNAIMTPPAAQGLVTYSDDVSAFSFVRNRLPISSIIDQLMRYLPAGARAPALAAQSAVIAECLPGFLAENRIPLLGAEVQPRIWLGNHITVPAHFDEAQNIAACVSGRRRFTLFPPEQVGNLYVGPLDYTPAGAPISMASRAQPDFDKYPRFRDALAAAQVAELEPGDAIYIPAIWWHQVESIGQLNILVNYWWGGSHTANDRSMSPSNALMHCLLNMKDLEPQVLQAWRAVFEHFVFNPDPQRLEHIPEQRRGALGAMSPEEVRRFKDVLIAQLQK, translated from the coding sequence ATGCACCCAATTCCGCAACCGATACCCGAGTGGCGCGATGTCGACGCCCGCGTCTTCCATGAGCAGATACTGCCGCTGCACCGCCCCGCCGTGATGCGCGGCGTGGTGCGCGACTGGCCCGTCGTCGCCAAGGCGCTGGCGTCGCCGCAGGCGGTGGGCGGTTACCTCAAATCCTTCGATAGCGGCGTCGATGTCAACGCCATCATGACGCCGCCCGCCGCGCAAGGCCTGGTGACGTACAGCGACGACGTCAGCGCCTTCAGCTTCGTGCGCAACCGCCTGCCGATATCGAGCATCATCGATCAGTTGATGCGCTATCTGCCGGCCGGCGCACGCGCTCCGGCGCTGGCGGCGCAAAGCGCGGTCATCGCCGAATGCCTGCCGGGCTTTTTAGCGGAGAACCGGATACCGTTGCTGGGGGCGGAAGTGCAGCCGCGCATCTGGCTGGGCAATCACATCACGGTGCCGGCCCACTTCGACGAGGCGCAGAACATCGCGGCCTGCGTCAGCGGCCGGCGGCGTTTCACCTTGTTCCCGCCCGAGCAGGTCGGCAACCTGTATGTCGGCCCGCTCGATTACACGCCGGCTGGCGCGCCGATCAGCATGGCCTCGCGCGCGCAACCGGACTTCGACAAATATCCGCGCTTTCGTGATGCGCTGGCGGCGGCCCAGGTGGCCGAGCTGGAGCCGGGCGATGCAATCTACATTCCAGCGATCTGGTGGCACCAGGTCGAATCGATCGGCCAACTGAATATCCTGGTCAACTACTGGTGGGGCGGCTCGCACACCGCGAATGACCGCAGCATGTCGCCATCGAACGCGTTGATGCACTGCCTGCTGAACATGAAGGATCTGGAGCCGCAAGTGCTGCAGGCTTGGCGGGCGGTCTTCGAACATTTTGTTTTCAATCCCGATCCGCAGCGGCTGGAACATATTCCCGAACAGCGGCGCGGGGCGCTGGGCGCGATGTCGCCCGAAGAGGTGCGCCGCTTCAAGGACGTCTTGATCGCGCAGCTACAAAAATAA
- the nagA gene encoding N-acetylglucosamine-6-phosphate deacetylase — MSSAIKGNILTSAGWIRGEVTFDQRVLAITGGGIDPALNADDYIIPGFIDLHVHGGGGRDVMEGGDAVRTIAAIHARHGTTSMLATTMTAPPEDIDLALAGIGKAAAQRGKGEARVLGAHLEGPYINSGKLGAQPNYARSAKLADVERLETLAPLKLITVAPEIDGHLELVKELSDAGMRVQIGHTLGSYEDGKAALENGAHGFTHLFNAMTGLHHREPGMVGAALAHAQYAELIPDLLHVHPGAIKTALRCIPRLYCVTDSTSATGMPDGEYMLGRQVVHKCMGGVRLPDGTLAGSTLTMDQALRNLVGLGLDLADASARVSTYAADYLGLQERGRVAPGAYADLVVLDRDLNLKAVYIEGELL, encoded by the coding sequence ATGAGCAGTGCAATCAAAGGTAATATCCTCACGTCGGCGGGCTGGATCCGTGGCGAAGTCACATTCGACCAGCGCGTGCTCGCCATCACCGGCGGCGGCATCGATCCGGCCCTCAACGCCGACGACTACATCATCCCCGGCTTCATCGACCTGCACGTGCACGGCGGCGGCGGCAGGGACGTGATGGAAGGCGGCGACGCGGTCCGCACCATCGCCGCCATCCACGCGCGGCACGGCACCACCAGCATGCTGGCGACCACCATGACGGCGCCGCCGGAGGATATCGACCTCGCCCTGGCCGGCATCGGCAAGGCCGCCGCCCAGCGCGGCAAAGGCGAAGCGCGGGTGCTCGGCGCCCACCTCGAAGGCCCGTACATCAACTCCGGCAAGCTCGGTGCGCAGCCCAACTACGCGCGCTCGGCCAAGCTGGCCGACGTCGAGCGGCTCGAAACGCTGGCGCCCTTAAAACTGATCACCGTGGCGCCGGAAATCGACGGCCACCTGGAACTGGTCAAGGAATTGTCGGACGCCGGCATGCGGGTGCAGATCGGCCACACGCTGGGCTCCTACGAGGACGGCAAGGCGGCGCTGGAAAACGGCGCCCACGGCTTCACCCACCTGTTCAACGCCATGACCGGCCTGCACCACCGCGAGCCCGGCATGGTCGGCGCGGCGCTGGCGCACGCGCAGTACGCGGAACTGATACCGGACCTGCTGCACGTGCACCCGGGCGCCATCAAGACCGCGCTGCGCTGCATTCCGCGCCTGTACTGCGTCACCGATTCCACCTCCGCCACCGGCATGCCGGACGGCGAATATATGCTGGGCCGCCAGGTCGTCCACAAGTGCATGGGCGGCGTGCGCCTGCCTGATGGCACCCTTGCCGGCAGCACCCTCACCATGGACCAGGCGCTGCGCAACCTGGTCGGACTCGGCCTCGATCTGGCGGATGCCTCGGCACGGGTCTCGACGTATGCGGCCGACTATCTCGGCCTGCAAGAGCGGGGCCGCGTGGCCCCCGGCGCCTACGCCGACCTCGTGGTGCTCGACCGTGACCTGAACCTCAAAGCCGTTTATATCGAAGGAGAACTGTTGTGA
- a CDS encoding glycoside hydrolase family 18 protein: MKLHAGAVFAAAVIAAFSSSSATADEVIGYYPGWKSATYPVTAVNVGADKLTMALYAFIDVCWDGKHGNPEPSINDEASCQDAAGDPVSANGALVFGNAVSDGANLRALVALKKQHPKFKVVVSVGGWNWSNRFSDVADSPAARANFVASSVKLMRRYALDGIDIDWEYPTEVGVPCVAGRVCARPQDKPNYVKLVRELRTAFDAAGNKDGKHYSITIASGANANFVNDGAAGSGWMKELAQSLDWINIMTYDYHAPWEKTTGHLAALSGDPKDPVTSKGLYAEASVQRYLDAGIPADKLVMGVPFYGYGWKGCAPGPAGDGQYQLCEGGATGSAGGGNAYGFSHLLKQGILTPTFEGGNGYKRYWNAAAKVPYLHNAKEKIWITYEDQESLKGKARFIKAKKLRGAMFWELAADGEHQLLQTLSSEMKR; encoded by the coding sequence ATGAAACTACACGCCGGCGCAGTGTTCGCGGCAGCTGTCATCGCAGCTTTTTCGTCATCGTCCGCAACGGCCGATGAAGTGATCGGCTACTACCCCGGCTGGAAATCGGCGACGTATCCTGTCACCGCCGTCAACGTCGGCGCCGACAAATTGACGATGGCGCTGTACGCGTTCATCGACGTATGCTGGGACGGAAAACATGGCAACCCGGAGCCGTCCATCAATGACGAGGCATCTTGCCAGGACGCGGCCGGCGATCCGGTGTCGGCCAACGGCGCGCTGGTGTTTGGCAACGCCGTCTCGGACGGCGCCAACCTGCGCGCATTGGTGGCGTTGAAGAAGCAGCATCCCAAGTTCAAGGTGGTGGTGTCGGTCGGCGGCTGGAATTGGTCGAACCGGTTTTCCGACGTCGCCGATTCGCCCGCCGCCCGCGCCAATTTTGTCGCCTCGTCGGTGAAGCTGATGCGCCGCTACGCTCTGGATGGCATCGACATCGACTGGGAGTACCCGACCGAGGTTGGCGTGCCGTGCGTGGCGGGCAGGGTGTGCGCGCGGCCGCAGGACAAGCCGAACTACGTCAAGCTGGTGCGCGAGCTGCGCACCGCCTTCGACGCGGCCGGCAACAAGGACGGCAAGCATTACAGCATCACCATCGCGTCGGGCGCGAACGCCAACTTCGTCAACGACGGCGCGGCGGGCAGCGGATGGATGAAGGAGCTGGCGCAAAGCCTCGACTGGATCAACATCATGACCTACGACTACCACGCGCCTTGGGAGAAAACCACCGGGCATTTGGCGGCGCTGAGCGGCGATCCGAAAGATCCGGTGACCTCCAAAGGTTTGTACGCGGAGGCGTCGGTGCAGCGCTATCTGGACGCCGGCATCCCGGCGGACAAGCTGGTGATGGGCGTGCCGTTTTACGGGTATGGGTGGAAGGGTTGCGCGCCGGGTCCTGCGGGCGATGGGCAGTATCAGCTATGCGAAGGCGGCGCGACCGGCAGCGCCGGTGGCGGCAATGCGTATGGCTTCAGCCATCTGCTAAAGCAGGGGATTTTGACGCCCACCTTCGAGGGTGGAAACGGCTACAAGCGGTATTGGAACGCTGCGGCCAAGGTGCCGTACCTGCATAACGCGAAGGAAAAGATCTGGATCACGTACGAGGACCAGGAGTCGCTGAAAGGTAAGGCGCGCTTCATCAAGGCGAAGAAGCTGCGCGGAGCGATGTTCTGGGAGTTGGCCGCCGATGGCGAGCATCAACTGCTGCAAACGCTGTCGTCTGAGATGAAACGTTGA
- a CDS encoding MFS transporter, with amino-acid sequence MDNNKEDTRKQTIRNPKFWVPSLYLAQGLPFFAVAIVANQMLKSMGMPNSEINRWTALIGFAWVFKPLWSPFLELASSKKLIVVTFQIFGGVCLGGVALALHAPFWFAACMAMLALVAISAATHDIACDGLYITSLDEKGQAQYAGWTGTFFNAGKFLTTGGLLVLAGHFEQTVGVVPAWTICFLILAAVMVGLGLYNSWALPQSKNAVSTGTNAAAIARTLWEVIVEFFKKPGIWVSILFIILFRAGEAQVQSIGPLFLREARHLGGLGLSTAEVGAVYGTVGTVAFLVGSIAGGYFTSWLSLKRAILWLILAVNLPNAAFYLLSYFQPTELAVIGAALSVEMFGYGFGFVGLILYMMQVVAPGKYQTAHYAFATGIMQLGFVLFKLFSGDIQIALGYQHFFIWVMLCAIPVAVLSQIIPMAARAQPEPEPVVARPAHG; translated from the coding sequence GTGGACAACAACAAAGAAGACACCCGCAAGCAAACCATCCGCAACCCGAAGTTCTGGGTGCCCAGCCTCTATCTGGCGCAAGGCCTGCCGTTCTTCGCGGTGGCCATCGTCGCCAACCAGATGTTAAAGAGCATGGGCATGCCCAATAGCGAAATCAATCGCTGGACCGCGTTGATCGGCTTCGCGTGGGTCTTCAAACCGTTGTGGAGTCCCTTCCTGGAGCTGGCCAGCAGCAAAAAACTGATCGTGGTCACCTTCCAGATCTTCGGCGGCGTATGCCTCGGCGGCGTCGCGCTGGCGCTGCACGCGCCGTTCTGGTTCGCCGCGTGCATGGCGATGCTTGCGCTGGTGGCCATTTCGGCGGCCACGCACGATATCGCCTGCGACGGCCTGTATATCACCAGCCTCGATGAAAAAGGCCAGGCGCAATACGCCGGCTGGACCGGCACCTTCTTCAACGCCGGCAAATTCCTCACCACCGGCGGGCTGCTGGTGCTGGCCGGGCACTTCGAGCAAACCGTCGGCGTGGTGCCCGCGTGGACCATCTGCTTCCTCATCCTGGCCGCGGTCATGGTCGGCCTCGGGCTTTACAACAGCTGGGCGCTGCCGCAGTCGAAAAACGCGGTGAGCACCGGCACCAACGCCGCCGCCATCGCCCGCACGCTGTGGGAAGTGATCGTCGAATTCTTTAAAAAGCCTGGCATCTGGGTCTCCATCCTGTTCATCATCCTGTTCCGCGCCGGCGAGGCGCAGGTGCAATCGATCGGTCCCTTGTTTCTGCGCGAGGCGCGCCACCTCGGCGGCCTTGGCCTCAGCACGGCCGAAGTGGGCGCCGTCTACGGCACCGTGGGCACGGTGGCCTTCCTGGTCGGCAGCATCGCCGGCGGCTACTTCACCTCGTGGCTAAGCCTCAAGCGCGCCATCCTGTGGCTGATCCTCGCGGTCAACCTGCCCAACGCCGCCTTCTACCTGCTGTCCTACTTCCAGCCGACCGAGCTGGCGGTGATCGGTGCGGCGCTCAGCGTCGAGATGTTCGGCTACGGCTTCGGCTTCGTCGGCCTGATTCTGTACATGATGCAGGTGGTCGCGCCGGGCAAATATCAGACCGCGCATTACGCCTTCGCGACCGGCATCATGCAGCTCGGGTTTGTCTTGTTCAAACTATTCAGCGGCGACATCCAGATCGCGCTCGGCTACCAGCACTTCTTCATCTGGGTGATGCTGTGCGCGATCCCGGTCGCCGTCCTGTCGCAGATCATTCCGATGGCCGCGCGCGCGCAGCCGGAGCCGGAGCCGGTGGTTGCGCGACCAGCGCACGGTTGA
- a CDS encoding GntR family transcriptional regulator translates to MQLANKLSDGIVNGEWRANEALPSERVLSEMLNISRVTARKAIDMLCERGMLTRKRGSGTYITPKLEQPLSRLTSFSEELRERGFNAGSRWLQRDIGVASPVEVLSLGLSPNMPVARLKRLRTADDVVMAIETTTIPAQYMPNPHSVTDSLYGYLESKGTIPMRALQHIRAVNASAEQARLANIPAGAAMLHITRVSYLDNGAAVELTHSYCRSDYYEFVAESRR, encoded by the coding sequence ATGCAGCTGGCGAACAAGCTGTCGGACGGTATCGTCAACGGCGAGTGGCGCGCCAACGAGGCGCTGCCCTCCGAGCGCGTGCTGTCGGAGATGCTGAATATCTCGCGCGTCACCGCCCGCAAGGCGATCGACATGCTGTGCGAGCGCGGCATGCTGACCCGCAAACGCGGCTCGGGCACCTACATCACGCCGAAACTGGAACAGCCCTTGTCGCGCCTGACCAGCTTTTCCGAGGAACTGCGCGAGCGCGGTTTCAATGCCGGCTCGCGCTGGCTGCAACGCGACATCGGCGTGGCCTCGCCGGTGGAGGTGCTGTCGCTCGGCCTCTCGCCCAACATGCCGGTGGCGCGACTGAAGCGATTGCGCACCGCCGACGATGTGGTGATGGCGATCGAAACGACCACCATCCCGGCCCAGTACATGCCTAACCCCCACAGCGTGACCGATTCGCTGTACGGCTACCTGGAATCGAAGGGCACGATCCCGATGCGCGCGCTGCAGCATATCCGCGCCGTCAACGCCAGCGCGGAACAGGCGCGCCTGGCCAACATACCTGCGGGTGCCGCGATGCTGCACATCACCCGCGTCAGTTATCTCGACAACGGCGCAGCGGTGGAACTGACCCACTCGTATTGCCGAAGTGATTATTATGAATTCGTAGCGGAGTCGCGCAGATGA
- the nagZ gene encoding beta-N-acetylhexosaminidase — MTDQTNKTHDELRKIAGQLIMIRFPGTVLDAATADFLKANGIRAVCLFRGNMTDSEQLGKLTADLRAVMGPESLIAIDQEGGAVVRSTWVPAPPAAMGLGAADDTDLAHRTGAAVARAVKALGFNWNFAPVLDLNNNPHNPVIAERSFGAEPQRAAELAMAWMAGSHAEGVACCVKHFPGHGDTNIDSHRDLPTVDKPVEELDRLELAPFRIASASAPAMMTAHIVYPTLDPDNPATMSRRILTGLLRDEWQYKGIVITDGMDMHAIAGRYGVGNAAVRALTAGADMVMALGTPETQDETLNSIAAALASGELTAQDVQQRLDRLSALALAYPCKPRSYKEDAADRDVMAEGWCRALTAYRQPDRPANGAKVRLVVRQDVVSDGVSEAGVPAETVAASLRRLYDVELVTFADADAFDWSALPDDGRFTMLASTSRLRYGEHARATWRPDLHLALWNPYQALDIQAPALMTYGFAKPALDAVNLWLADQLPATGRAPVPGFE; from the coding sequence ATGACCGACCAAACAAACAAGACTCACGACGAGTTGCGGAAAATCGCGGGCCAACTGATCATGATCCGCTTCCCCGGCACGGTGCTGGACGCGGCCACCGCCGACTTCCTGAAGGCGAACGGCATCCGCGCCGTCTGCCTTTTCCGGGGCAACATGACCGACTCGGAACAATTGGGCAAGCTGACCGCCGACCTGCGCGCGGTCATGGGCCCGGAATCGCTGATCGCCATCGACCAGGAAGGCGGCGCCGTGGTCCGCTCGACCTGGGTGCCGGCGCCGCCGGCGGCGATGGGCCTGGGCGCGGCCGACGACACCGACCTGGCCCACCGCACCGGCGCCGCCGTGGCGCGCGCCGTCAAGGCGCTGGGCTTCAACTGGAACTTCGCGCCGGTGCTGGACCTGAACAACAACCCGCACAACCCGGTGATCGCCGAGCGCTCCTTCGGCGCCGAGCCGCAACGCGCCGCCGAACTGGCGATGGCCTGGATGGCCGGCAGCCACGCGGAAGGCGTGGCCTGCTGCGTCAAGCACTTCCCCGGCCACGGCGACACCAACATCGATTCGCACCGCGACCTGCCGACCGTGGACAAGCCGGTGGAGGAACTGGACCGCCTGGAACTGGCGCCGTTCCGCATCGCCTCTGCCTCGGCCCCGGCGATGATGACCGCGCACATCGTCTATCCGACCCTGGACCCGGACAATCCGGCCACGATGTCGCGCCGCATCCTCACCGGCCTGCTGCGCGACGAATGGCAGTACAAGGGCATCGTCATCACCGACGGCATGGACATGCACGCGATCGCCGGGCGCTATGGCGTGGGCAACGCGGCGGTGCGCGCGCTCACCGCCGGCGCCGACATGGTGATGGCGCTCGGCACCCCGGAAACCCAGGACGAGACGCTCAATTCCATCGCGGCGGCGCTGGCCTCGGGCGAGCTGACCGCGCAAGACGTCCAGCAACGCCTCGACCGCCTGTCGGCGCTGGCGCTGGCCTATCCATGCAAACCGCGCTCGTACAAGGAAGACGCGGCCGACCGCGACGTGATGGCCGAAGGCTGGTGCCGCGCGCTGACGGCCTACCGCCAGCCGGATCGTCCGGCCAACGGCGCAAAGGTGCGCCTGGTGGTGCGCCAGGACGTGGTCAGCGACGGCGTCTCGGAAGCCGGCGTGCCGGCGGAAACGGTGGCCGCGTCGCTGCGCCGCCTGTACGACGTCGAACTGGTGACCTTCGCCGACGCCGACGCCTTCGACTGGAGCGCGCTGCCCGACGACGGCCGCTTCACGATGCTGGCCTCGACCTCGCGCCTGCGCTACGGCGAGCATGCGCGCGCCACCTGGCGCCCGGACCTGCACCTGGCGCTGTGGAATCCGTACCAGGCGCTCGACATCCAGGCGCCGGCGCTGATGACCTACGGCTTCGCCAAGCCGGCGCTGGACGCGGTCAACCTGTGGCTGGCCGACCAGCTGCCCGCCACCGGCCGCGCGCCGGTGCCGGGCTTCGAGTAA